The Tubulanus polymorphus chromosome 6, tnTubPoly1.2, whole genome shotgun sequence genome includes a region encoding these proteins:
- the LOC141907369 gene encoding muscle-specific protein 20-like, which translates to MDPTARTSTVNFGMDHALHGRMASKYDPEHEKSIIAWIKELIGVELQPGMAEVKNQLQNGQILVKLIKRIYEGTPNLSPQAAKFNIKVNESEAPFKKMENINNFLKAIEYYGVPKTGLFQTVDLYDGRNMAQVMNSLLQLGSECQRNGFNGMTIGPAPTENYKQ; encoded by the exons atggaCCCGACGGCACGTACCTCTACGGTCAACTTTGGCATGGACCATGCCTTACATGGTCGG ATGGCTTCTAAATACGACCCTGAACACGAGAAGTCGATAATTGCATGGATCAAAGAGCTCATTGGTGTTGAGTTGCAACCCGGAATGGCGGAGGTGaaaaaccaacttcaaaacGGCCAGATCTTAGTCAA ACTGATTAAACGTATATACGAAGGTACACCAAACTTATCACCACAGGCGGCTAAATTCAACATCAAAGTCAACGAGTCGGAGGCGCCCTTCAAAAAG ATGGAAAACATCAACAACTTTCTCAAGGCCATCGAATATTATGGCGTTCCAAAAACTGGTTTGTTCCAAACTGTGGATTTATACGACGGGCGTAATATGGCCCAAGTAATGAATTCTCTTCTTCAGTTAGGTTCAGAG TGCCAACGAAACGGTTTCAATGGGATGACGATTGGCCCAGCTCCGACTGAGAACTACAAACAGTAG